The Neobacillus sp. OS1-2 genome includes a window with the following:
- a CDS encoding VOC family protein codes for MIPQRVSLLTVGAFDLPVLRAFYKSLGWEETEFSSDQYAVFKTAGVLLSLFPIAELAKDAGIELAHSPETYRPVSFAINVEESAQVDTTIEEVRKVGGKILREPSDAFWGGRTAYFADPENNLWEVAWNPSSVFDERGAMISF; via the coding sequence ATGATTCCTCAAAGAGTAAGCTTGCTTACAGTAGGTGCATTTGATTTACCTGTTCTACGTGCTTTTTACAAATCGCTAGGCTGGGAAGAAACAGAATTTAGCTCTGATCAATATGCTGTCTTTAAGACGGCTGGGGTTCTGCTTTCATTGTTCCCCATTGCCGAGTTAGCAAAGGATGCCGGAATAGAACTAGCGCATTCTCCTGAAACCTATCGCCCTGTGTCCTTTGCGATAAACGTGGAGGAGTCTGCTCAGGTGGATACAACGATTGAAGAGGTTCGCAAGGTCGGCGGGAAAATATTACGGGAACCAAGTGATGCCTTTTGGGGCGGACGCACCGCCTATTTTGCCGACCCTGAAAACAATTTATGGGAAGTGGCGTGGAATCCAAGCTCTGTCTTTGATGAACGCGGAGCGATGATTTCATTTTAA